From Patulibacter sp. SYSU D01012:
TTCTCGCTGCTCGGCGTGGCGATCGGCCAGTTCCTGCCGGGAAAGAGCTCGAACGCCGTGCTCAAGCCGTCGGGCGCCGGGACCGACATGTACGGCGGCCAGGGCCTGATCGTGTCGCCCGCCGACGTCGCGAAGGCCCGGCGGCGCTTCGACCGCTAACGCGGGCCGCCGCGCCCCTCAGGCGCCGGCAGGCCGCGGCGGCTTCGGCTTCGGCGCCGCGTCCGCGGCCTTCTTCCGCTCCTCGCGCTGGCGCCGCACCTTGTCGTCGTGCGCGTCGGCGCCCGCCTCGGCGGCGCGCTCGAGCTCGCGGTTGCCCTTCGCCGTGCCGTAGTCGTTGGCGTAGAAGCCGCTGCCCTTGAAGTGCACGGCGGGCGCGTGCAGGACCCGCTCGAGCGGCACGCCCGTGTCCGGGTCGTGGGTCAGCGGGTCCGCCGAGATGGGCTGCAGGACCTCGAACGTGGTCCCGTCGGGGCGGCGGTACTCGTAGATCGGCACGGCCGGGCCCCGGCGTCAGTCCTTCGCGCCGCCCGAGGACGCGGAGGACGTCGACGCCGCGCCGCCCGAGGACGACGACGACGAGGAGGCGTCCGACGAGCCGGACGAGGACGACCCGGCGTCGGAGGACGAGGCGGAGGAGGACCCGGCGTCGGAGGAGCCCTCGGTCCCGCTCCCGGCCGGCCGCTTGCGCGTGCCGTAGTCCGTGTTGTGGAAGCCGGAGCCCTTGAAGTGGATCGCGGGCGCGCTCAGCACCCGCTCGACGGGGACGCCGGTGTCCGGATCCTGCGTCAGTGCCTCGTCGGAGAACTTCTGCAGGACTTCGAAGGTGGACCCGTCGGGCCGGCGGTACTCGTAGATGGGCATGGCCCCACGAGTATAGGCCGCCGACGGCCGACGGGCGAGGCCCCCTTGGCACTCCCTGGACGAGAGTGCCAAGGGCCGCGCCTCATGCCGCGCCGCCGCCCCGCACGGCCGGCTCGACCTCGAGCATCCCGCGCAGCAGCGAGGCCACCTCGAGCATGGCGTCGCGCGACCGGCGCCCCACGCCGAAGGTGTTGCCGAAGCCGTGGATCAGGTCGGGCATCCGCCGGGCCAGCACCGGCACGCCGGCGTCGCGCAGACGCTCGGCGTACGCCTCGCCCTCGTCGCGCAGCGGGTCGAAGCCCGCGGTGACGATCAGCGCCGGCGCCAGGCCGCGCAGGTCCTCGGCGACGCCGGGCGACACGCGGACGTCGTGCCGGTCGGCCGCGCCGGGCTGCCCCGCCACCCCGATGTAGTGGTGCTCGCACCACGACATCGACGCGTCCTCCAGGTAGAAGCCGTGGCCGAAGACGTCGGCCGTGCGGTGCCGTCGCGTCGAGTCGAGCTTGGGATAGAGCAGCAGCTGCAGGTCGGGGGCGCGCCCGCCCTCGCGCCGCGCGGTCTGGGCCACGATCGCGGCCAGGTTGCCGCCCGCGCTGTCGCCGCCGACCGCCAGGCGGTCCGGGTCGGCGCCCAGCTCCTCGGCGTGCGCGACGGTCCAGCGCCACGCGGCCTCCGCGTCGTCCGGCGCCGCGGGCCACGGGTGCTCCGGGGCCAGCCGGTACTCCACGGACAGCACGAGGATCCCGGCCGTCCGGCAGAGCATCCGGCACAGCGCGTCGTGCGAGTCCAGGTCGCCCAGGACGAAGCCGCCGCCGTGGACGAAGAGCAGCAGCGGCGGCCGGTCGCCGAGCGGCTGCCACGTCAGCGCCGGGTTGCGGACGCCGCCGGGCCGGTAGAGCCGCGCGCGCAGGGGGCCCGTGGCGCCGTCGACCCGCAGGTCCTCGGCGGCCGCGACCGGGATCGGCCGGCCGGACGCCACGAGCGCCTCGTGCCGCAGCGTCTTCCGTGCCTGCGGCACCGGCTGCTCGTGCCAGGCGGGGTACCCCAGGCGGTCGCGGAGCGCCAGCATCGCCTGCGTCGGCGCGTCCAGCACCTGCCCCTCGAGCACGACCGGCCGGCGCAGGTGCACGCGGCGGTTCGGTCCTCCGCGGGCCCCCAGCAGGCGCAGGGCCTGGCGCTCGAAGCGGCCCTGCAGGCCCAGCTTCGGCGGCGGCGCGGGACGGGGCTGGCGGCGGAGGCGCATGCGCGCACCCTACCGGCGGTCGCAACACGGCGCGAGCGGTGGCTACTCGCACGTAGCCGCGCCTGCGCCCCGACGCCACCGGCGAGTCCGTACCCTCCTGCGCATGGCCTCCGACGTCGTGACCATGGACAAGATCGTCGCCCTCTGCAAGCGGCGCGGATTCGTGTTCCCCGCCTCGGAGATCTACGGCGGCATCGCGAACACGTACGACTACGGCCACTACGGCGTCCTGCTCGTGCAGAACGTGAAGAACGAGTGGTGGAAGGCGATGCTCCAGGACCGCGACGACATCGTCGCCCTGGACTCCGCGATCATCCAGCACCCCTCGGTCTGGAAGTCGTCGGGCCACCTCGACGGCTTCTCCGACCCGCTCGTGCAGTGCCTGGGCAAGTGCAAGAAGCGCTTCCGCCTGGACCACCTGCAGGAGGCCGCGGTCGAGGCCGGCGAGGACCCCGCGCAGGTGCGCTGCCCCGTCTGCGGCGGCGAGCTGTCCGAGCCGCGCGAGTTCAACCTCATGTTCAAGACGCAGATCGGCACGGTGGAGGACACCGCGTCGACCGTCTACCTGCGGCCCGAGACCGCGCAGGGCATCTTCGTGGACTTCAAGCAGGTCCTGGCGATCGCGCGCAAGAAGCCGCCGTTCGGCATCGCGCAGATCGGCA
This genomic window contains:
- a CDS encoding FmdB family zinc ribbon protein, with amino-acid sequence MPIYEYRRPDGTTFEVLQPISADPLTHDPDTGVPLERVLHAPAVHFKGSGFYANDYGTAKGNRELERAAEAGADAHDDKVRRQREERKKAADAAPKPKPPRPAGA
- a CDS encoding alpha/beta hydrolase, coding for MRLRRQPRPAPPPKLGLQGRFERQALRLLGARGGPNRRVHLRRPVVLEGQVLDAPTQAMLALRDRLGYPAWHEQPVPQARKTLRHEALVASGRPIPVAAAEDLRVDGATGPLRARLYRPGGVRNPALTWQPLGDRPPLLLFVHGGGFVLGDLDSHDALCRMLCRTAGILVLSVEYRLAPEHPWPAAPDDAEAAWRWTVAHAEELGADPDRLAVGGDSAGGNLAAIVAQTARREGGRAPDLQLLLYPKLDSTRRHRTADVFGHGFYLEDASMSWCEHHYIGVAGQPGAADRHDVRVSPGVAEDLRGLAPALIVTAGFDPLRDEGEAYAERLRDAGVPVLARRMPDLIHGFGNTFGVGRRSRDAMLEVASLLRGMLEVEPAVRGGGAA
- a CDS encoding zinc ribbon domain-containing protein encodes the protein MPIYEYRRPDGSTFEVLQKFSDEALTQDPDTGVPVERVLSAPAIHFKGSGFHNTDYGTRKRPAGSGTEGSSDAGSSSASSSDAGSSSSGSSDASSSSSSSGGAASTSSASSGGAKD